In Actinomycetota bacterium, the sequence CTGATCGGCTTGCTCAATGCCGCAACAGAGTCGCTGACGGCGAACCCGCAAATGGCTGATCTGCAGAACCTCAAGGAATTGGCGTTGTCCATGAAGGACATTCGCCCAGCCGACATCACCTTCTTAACCATGCCCTGGAAGCCAGCGGGCGATGGAGCGAATGTGGTTGAGAACGTGAAGAAGGCTCGTCCGGTGTGGAAGGCAATGATCAACGACACTGCCTACCCACCGAAGACGACCACCGGCCAGCCGACTCTCTCAACGCCACCATCGGGCATCTACATCGACGTCTTAAACGGCACGGCCACCAAGGGCCTGGCAAAGAAAGTGGCCAAGCAACTGAAGGCAGAGGGTTACCGCGTGCAGGGCGTCGGCAACGCGCCAGCACCTGTGACGGCTACGACGGTGACCTTCGATCCGAAGTGGGATACCAGTGCAAAGACCCTGACATGGGCCGCGAGTGCCAAAGCAGACGCAACCGGCAAGGGCCAGCGGATGACCTTGACGATCGGGCCGGATTTCACCTCAATCAAGCCAGTGGTCATCAGTGCCGCGGCCGGTGACGTGTACTCAAATCTCAACACTGGCGATGAATCCTTCTGCGCTTCTTAACTGGCTCAAGGCGACGCAGCGCTTTAGATGACGGGCGGACGACCAGCCTTCGTCATCGCCCACACAGTGCTCCAATGCATCACGCGACGACCTTTCGGGCGCACCCGCATGCCTTCGGACATTCCACCGAACCAGGCGCGCAGAGCCTGGCGATCATGAACGCGTAACAGGGTCATTCCAACCCAGGTGCCAACATAGATCGGCTCCAAGACCAAGGGCAGATTCCGGCGCGCCAACCAGACCCGATTGCGCGCATTGAGTCGGTAGTACTCCACATGTCGAGCCGGATCAATGACTGGATGGTGCACCTCGAGGTCACCTGCATACCAAGGGGTGAAGCCCTCGTCCCAGACTCGCCACACCAGATCGATGCCTTCGTGAGCATAGAAGAACTCATCGGGCCAGCCACCGATGCGATCAAAGAGATCACGGCGAATGGCCACTGCGCCCTCCCACAGCGAGGTCGCTGGTCCGGGCTCGGCTGGATCACCAACGCGCAGTCGAGGCACCCACCGCGCCGGAGCCGCCAAGCCTGCGGGATCAACAACACGCGGTTGAAGCAAGCCCAACTGGGGGTCTGCGGCAAATCTCTGGGCGATCGTTGCCAGGAAATGTGCATCAGCCAACGCAGCATCATCATCAAGGAAGAACAGCAATTCGCCTTGGACCACTGCCACGCCAGCGTTTCTTCCAGCCGGGATTCCCAAGTTGTGCTCCAGATAAAGCGCCTTGACTGCGGCTGGAAGATCTACCGGCTGCCAGCCGTTGCCCACCACCACGATGTCCAACTCCACACCGACTTGTGATTGCAGCGAAGCAAGACCGCGCGCGAGTTCTTCGGGCCGTCTGCCCATCGTCAGCAGAACAACGCCAAGTTTGGGCAGGCTCATCGAAGTTTGCCCGAGGACAGAATCGAGGCCAGGTGCCCAACAATCGTCACTACGCCAAAGAGCACAAGCGCGACTAGCAGGATCTGCGTTGCCTGCAGATCATCGACAAAGAGATCGGCAATCCCGGCGACCAGGATCAGCAAGGTCAATTCAACTGAGTGGTAGGCCCGGTGAAAGGGAATGAACCGCGCCACAGAACGCAGGCTGCGCAGGCCCGAGTTCTGGGGAACGCCTACCTCTTCCTTGTCGACAAGTTTGGGCAGGTCGTTGTATGCGCGCGAGACATGCACCATGTCGTTCAGGGCCTTGTTGTACAAAACAATGACGGACAGCAGCGCTCCCAGGAATGGCCAGATTGAATTCGTCCAACCGGCGTCCGGGAAACCCGCAGCGCGCATGCCCAGCGCAATGGGAATCAGACCTTCAGTGGTGTAGTGACCAACACGGTCAATGAAGACACCCTTGGGCGAGGACTTCCGGCGCCACCTGGCAACCTCACCATCACAGCAATCCCAGAGCATCTGCATCTGTCCGAGCAGTACGGCCAGAATCGGGCCGAGAATCCCGGGGATCAAGACACACAGAGCCGCAGATGCACCCGTGGCCACCATCAACCAAGTGACTTGATTCGCCGTGATGGGGGTGCGCAAGAGCACTCGAGTCAGGTACGGCGAGATATCGCGAAGGTAGACATCGGCCACCCAGTGCTCAGAGTTCTTACGACCGCGAATTGCTGGTGGCTGGCAGACTTCGCGGATCTGAGCGACCGTTGGATGAGTCGGACGTTCGGGATCGCTCACAGCATCTCCATCGCGCATGCCCGGCTTGCCGGAGAGTCGAAGCATCCTTGGGCAGAGAGCACGCCGTTACGATAGGTCACTGCCAGTCATGATCACTGTGACCACTCCGGGCAGCACCCAAAACGGTGCTCCCTTGAGTGCTCAGCCCAGCAGCGGGCAACCACCGGAAGGCGCTGACGTGAATTACCAGGCAGTCATCTTGGCCGCAGGGATGGGCACTCGGCTTGGCAAGCAACCTTGGCCCAAGCCACTGACCCCACTTGCTGATGGGCGCAGCATCATGAGGCAGCAACTGGACAATCTGCAACAGGTGTTCGGCGAGCAACTGCGCGTGCTGATCGTTGTGGGTTTCAAGCTCGAATCGATCCTTGAGGCCTTTCCGGATGTCTCCTACGCGTACAACGAGTCCTTCGACCAGACCAACACCAATCGCAGCCTGTTGAAGGCGCTGCGTCAGGTCTCCGACGGTGGTG encodes:
- a CDS encoding glycosyltransferase — translated: MSLPKLGVVLLTMGRRPEELARGLASLQSQVGVELDIVVVGNGWQPVDLPAAVKALYLEHNLGIPAGRNAGVAVVQGELLFFLDDDAALADAHFLATIAQRFAADPQLGLLQPRVVDPAGLAAPARWVPRLRVGDPAEPGPATSLWEGAVAIRRDLFDRIGGWPDEFFYAHEGIDLVWRVWDEGFTPWYAGDLEVHHPVIDPARHVEYYRLNARNRVWLARRNLPLVLEPIYVGTWVGMTLLRVHDRQALRAWFGGMSEGMRVRPKGRRVMHWSTVWAMTKAGRPPVI
- a CDS encoding CDP-alcohol phosphatidyltransferase family protein, coding for MSDPERPTHPTVAQIREVCQPPAIRGRKNSEHWVADVYLRDISPYLTRVLLRTPITANQVTWLMVATGASAALCVLIPGILGPILAVLLGQMQMLWDCCDGEVARWRRKSSPKGVFIDRVGHYTTEGLIPIALGMRAAGFPDAGWTNSIWPFLGALLSVIVLYNKALNDMVHVSRAYNDLPKLVDKEEVGVPQNSGLRSLRSVARFIPFHRAYHSVELTLLILVAGIADLFVDDLQATQILLVALVLFGVVTIVGHLASILSSGKLR